Within Suricata suricatta isolate VVHF042 chromosome 12, meerkat_22Aug2017_6uvM2_HiC, whole genome shotgun sequence, the genomic segment GATGGGGTTTTGGGGCAATGGTGAGGGTTCAGAGCagacggccaagaaagaattcttgaagatgtctttggtgtaaaaaaggtgattttattaaagcgcaggaacaggacccatgggcagaaagagctataCTGGACTTGTGACAGGTAAATAATTATATACCTTTAGGTTGGAAGGGGGTTAGGGACAgcataagtctctaaggaatgttggaagcaaggtttccaggacctcgAGGGGCTAGCTGGTGTTAGGAAAACACCATTTATCACTGTTTAATAAAACtttagtcatgagaccctttagaTGTATATCAGGGGCCATTTGCTTGGAGTATAATTGCTAAATATATTGGGGGGTTAAAAACAAAGGAGGTTTGCAAAGAAACTTTTATATGTTAAAAGTTATATGtaataggtctagcaggagaaacctaatagggaaccatgggaaggggaaagggagggaaagagttggggagagggagtgaggcaaatcatgagagacttctgaatgctgagaacaaactgaggtctgaggagggaggaaggggaaggggaagggaggtgatggtcacgGAAGGGGGCActtggaaagagcactgggtgttatatggaaaccaacttggtaataaactatttaaattaaaaaaaaatccaaaaaatgaGGCAAGtcaaaatatcatattttatatataaaaaagttatatgtagacttacaggatcctggggggtcaggataatgttaagtcAAAATTCCCTTTTGTCCCCAGCAAAGTGTCCTCATCAAGGCAGCTGggtcctagagggaggtcactctgcctgtttcaaggacttggcAATGGGCTGTAGGCAATAAGGgactttgatttttcatttgccttggtTTCCggcatcaccatggcaagcacttacacccctttcctttgttcttgggtagctgGGAGTGTtcgaggaatatcacacatattcgagggggggggggggggtggtgtgcTAGCTTGTACTTTGCCCTAAGTTTGTCTTATGTTCCCTCATCatgtacaatagaatattattcagcctgtCTTCTATGACAACATAAatgaccttgaggacattatgctcagtaaaataagtcagggaagGGTAAATATTGTATACCTCACTCATACATAGAATGTAAATAAAGGTGAAGTCATAGAGAAGGAGTAGATTTGTGGTGGCCAGGGGCCAGGGTTGAGGGAAATGTAACTTTGTCAAAGGTTACCCCACTCATTCACACCTACTACACAGCTCTCAAAACCTGTAGGTGTGGCTGGACCCCACGCTGGCTCCTCAGAAATGATCCACTTCTCTGGGGGTGGAGTTCCTGGTCACCAGGCTCATTTCTTATCCTTGATGAGACTTGGTGTCCATTGCACCCCGGTCCTACCCCCAGTATCATGTGATGGTCCCTTCTGTATCTATCAACCCAACCCTTCTTGGATGAACAGAGCCTGACCAATTTTTGAGGGAATGAGTTTTTGCTGCTTCTTGTGTTGGTCAAAGGTGTTGGGACTGTCTGATTTCTGCATCATTTCCTACAGTGCTGGTTCCTCACTTTAGGTTGGGAGGGGCTAACCACCATCCCAGgaattctcaataaatttttattccttaaaataaatactgttccTACAAGCAGGAACAGTAAGTTCTGGATTTTGCCATGAAACAAATGCTTGTgcggggtgggagagagaagccctCTTTCCCCTCTGCGGGCTTCACCATCTAGAGTAACCGCAATGAGGCTTATCTGctcaaagacagaaggaaataaagcCACATGTGAATATTGGAAATTTCAAAGCAAGAGAGCCACNNNNNNNNNNNNNNNNNNNNNNNNNNNNNNNNNNNNNNNNNNNNNNNNNNNNNNNNNNNNNNNNNNNNNNNNNNNNNNNNNNNNNNNNNNNNNNNNNNNNAGGCCGGTGCTATTATTGTTTGCTTTCCCACCTGGAgatggaggttcagagaggtcaaATTCACTTCACCAAGTTTACACAACCAGAAAGTGGCagggtcaggatttgaacccatgtcaGTCTGATGTGAGTCAGTGCCCTAAAACAGGAAGCTATCCATGTTACCACATAAGTATCCTCCTGCCTATTACTCTGTGTTTAAGAACCTGAAAAGATATGAACAATTTGCACTAGTGGCCAgctgttctgtttattttattttattttattttttaatgtttatttatttatttaaaaaatttttaacatttttatttattattgagagacagagagagacagagcataagcagggagggtcagagagagaaggagacacagaatctgaagcaggctccaggctctgagctgtcagcacagagcccaatgcagggcttgaactcatgaactgtgagatcatgacctgagctgaagtcagacacttaaccaactgagccattcatgTGCCCCTAATgcatatttatctttgagagagagacagagagagcaacagagcatgagcaggggaagggcagagagagagggagagagggagaatcccaagcaggctccaggctccgagctgtctgcacaaagccccAAGCAGGACTCtaaccacaaaccctgagatcatgacctgagtcaaagtcagatactcaactgactgagtcacccaggcaccccatctctgtttaataaatgaaataacaaattaaaGAACAAGAATACAAGTCTTCAGAGAATTCACCTGAGGTGATGTCATGAGCTCTCCTTAGCCAGTAACTGGAATTTATCTAAACCCTCCACCTCCAGCCCCGCCCCAACATTCTCTGTGCCTTCAGTCAGGGCTCCTGGGCATGCTTCCTTGAGAacacagagagattaaaaatattatagacgTGACTGGAATTAAGGAGCCTGATGGGACACGCAGCCTGCACACTCTGCCTAACCTTGCTACATAATAATCCCTAGAAACCAATTCCAAGTTTTGTTAGTGAATAAGCCATGGGATTTTCAGTGACACTTAAGGTCTCGTTAAAAGTTGGCTCACAATTCCCAACCTCCACTTCATTTGCGGAAATTAAAGAGTCCCTGCGGACCAGCCACAGAGCCGCAGGCAGTGAGATCTGATGCACCGCTCGGGGCGAAGGTGGAGACAGAGCCACCGACTCACCCCACTCTGGAGAACCCCAGAGAGTTTTCTGACTTAGGTTCAAGCCCAAACTTGGCCATTTGATTAGTATCAAGAGACATATGAGAGAACTGGAGGtgacattcccctcccccatgccacAAGACTCCCAGAGCTGCAAACAGACAAACGTTGGGGTCCGGGGCAGCAGGACTCAAGCATGCAAAGTCTCTGGTACGGGGCGCGAGGCTGTGATCGCTCCACACTGCTGACCACGCGGGTGGAGGACTCCAGGGCTCCAGGGGAGGCTGAGAATTCCGCTTCCAGAGTGCTCACTGCACTGTTACAGACACAACCTGACCAACCgtgccctccttccccacagcACTGGCAGCTCTGAGAGGGCAGGACCCATCTGAACAAGCAAGCAGTGTGGTCCCCAGCCAGCACtcaataggtgttcaataaaacTGGCTGAGAAAACAAACTAGCCTCTCACTATGACCCTAGGGAAAGTCCGTGTGCTGCAAGACCCCACTGAGTTGTGAATGGCTATTCGCCAACTTATCTGAAATTCATTGACGTCACAGCCAGTATCCCTCTTGTAAAATGGGTGTCAGCTAATGCCTCTTGGGGTTATGGGGTGATGTACTCTGTAACCAGACCCCTATCCGCATCTTAGGCCATTTTGAGCCACTCACCCCTCCTTGCTGTCCAAGACCCTGTCATGTTGGCTTTACTCTGCTCCTTGGATGGACAATTATCTTCCCACCTCAGgtcctttgcacatgctgtcccCTCTGCTGCGGTACcctttcctctcactctgcccctggaACCAAATGTCTCAGCTGAAATGTCACTTTGTCCAGGAACCCGCCCCCNNNNNNNNNNNNNNNNNNNNNNNNNNNNNNNNNNNNNNNNNNNNNNNNNNNNNNNNNNNNNNNNNNNNNNNNNNNNNNNNNNNNNNNNNNNNNNNNNNNNCAGTGTCCCTAGTTTGCGCTAGAGATGGAAAGTAACTGGACCCGAGTTCTACCTCTAAGAGCAACTGGGCAAGGGAGGGAGATGAGCCAGTGCTGAGTCATGCAAATCTGGGAGATAAATGCCATCAAGATGCAACAGGCTTCCAGGATGTTACAACCCCCCTGACTTCCCTGGAAGCCATCAACGTATAAAGATCCAGAGAAGAAAATCCACTGACAATTGACTTACCACTAACACTAGAGAGGACCGTCTTGTACTTGTGTCTGGGATGGAAGACAGACACAGGGCTGTGGTGTGGTGGAAGGAAGTAGGTGCAGGGCAGTACTTTGGGGTGACAGGGGGGTCTGACCCACCTCTCTGTCTGCAGCTGTGAGCAAAGACTCTGGCACCAGCAGAATCCACCTGTGAGCCCAGACCAATGCCTGGCATGTGTTTGGGGGCTCCTGCTACTATTTCTTTTCAGACAACTTTTCTGGAATCAGGCAAGGCTCCCTTAGACAGGAGAGTGCTCACCTAGTCACTACCAGTGGTCAAATATAAGAGGTGAGGACAGGTGGGCCTTAGGGCCCTTCTCCAAGATGGTGCAAGTGTATGTCCCTGTCCATTGCAGGATCCATTCCAAACCCCATCATTCAGCCTTCAGGTCCATGGCTTATCTCCCCCAGGCTCTCCCGGCATGTGGATATGATCCAACCACACACTTCCCTATTCCCTACATTACTGATCTCCATCCCTCTGGCAGgaattcccctccccctgctatCAGCCCACAGAAGGACTCTGATCATCCTTCCAGCACCAGAGACAGCATTTCTCAGAGTGACCAGCAGATGTCGCCGTCACAGCCTTGCACATTGTACGATGGCTCCTCCATTCTGGGTCTGGGCCTGGATACAATgcatctctgtgtccccagcgcCTGTCACAGTTGCTGGCACTCAGCAGAGACTCAACAGATGCCCGGTGTGGAGTTTATTGACAGAATCACTCCTACTGGCCAGAGTGCAACTCTCTAGTCTGGAGTTGAACATCCTGAAATAAAACTCAAGGATGTAGTGTTTTGTGgtggcacttgaggggaagagcactgggtgttgtatggaaaacaatttgacaataaaatattatggaaaaaaaaaagagtgtcccAAAAGAGATAAATGGGGACAGGTAACAGGCACCATAGGGGAGTGACAAGTTTGAGACAATTCTTTCCTATGGCCAAACTCCTGGGGGCCTGGAGTGCTCTTCCTGGAAGTCACTGACAGTCCCGTCTGACCCCAGAGAACACAGGAGGACTTCCCTTGAGGAAGGCACTTGAAACTGAGGGCCCCCAGATGTTCAGGACTCAGGTAGGCATTCTACTTGGTCAAGTCTAGGACTATTACTATGCCTTTCAAAAAGACTCATAGCTGTATGTATGGGAGGCTTGTGAATCACCAGATACGAAGATTTCAATGCAGAAAGCATCCCTGATAGATGGGGACacttattcccattttttaaatagggaaactgaggttgaTAGGTTAGGAGCATATTGCAAGTCATCAGAGTAAATGAGTAGGAAATCTGGGGCTCAGaattctgaaaactatataaaagtcATGAAAGATAATCAAATCACAGATTGAAGGAACTCAAAAATCCTAGCTGAGTAAATTCCAAACAGCATATGGAGACACatgcatgggctctctctctctctctctctctctctctctctctctcacacacacacacacacacacacacacacacacacacacagactcacacggCAACctaatgaaaaccaaagaaaaagagaaaaatcataacggcattcagagagaaaaagacacatgaaatggCATGATGTGTGAACGTTTCCTAACAGCAGGTTTGGTAAATAGAAGCCTCTCCATTGGCATGAGCTTGCTTCTTCTCCTTACTCCATCACATTCTCCGTTTAAGAtgtaactttataaaaaagaGTGGCCACGTGCTCTGAGAAACCATAAATGTAACTCCAGTGTTGAAATTACCACAATTTTATCTCTGAGAAAATGTGAGATCTTTTGAAACAAATGTAACCAGAAGCTTAAAGGTGCACATGCACCAGGAACTTTGAGGCAAATTTCTAGGGGAGCTACTGTCCCCTGAACTGAGAGAGAAATGGCAGCTGTAGATAATGCTTGGGACTGAATACCTTTTCCAAGATGCTAATGTCTTCTCTCCGTGACATGAATTGATGATAAGCCATCTAGAGATCTTGAGGGCCCCACTGAGCCAGGAAACATCTGAAGGTTTACATGGGGGTGGCATTTCCTAGAATAGGATGGGCGTGTCTTCAACAGTAACCAGAAGGGCTGTGGGCAGCTAGACCAGAAGGAGCTGCAGCCACAGGTGGATGCAGACACAGAGAACGGCCGGCTATAGGACCTTACAACATGGAAGGAAAATATCCACCCATTCAGGGTAAACTGGGTGAGTCCAGAGGCCCAGGGCAGGAGTAGATGCCCTCAGTACCAAGGATTGCTCATTGCTTTCTACTCCAGGGCTTGGTTCAGGCTCATCTTCATCCCTCTGCGTTCCTGGCACAGTCCTGGAAGACCCTGTGCACTGCCTCATGCCTGCTGCATTCCCCTCAGCACAGTGGGACCAAAAGCTGCCCCAGGATGGCCCCTGGAAGTTTTTCTGCCAGGCAATGACTCTGGTGCTGCTTCTGCTCGTCCTCATCCTAGGTGTGGTCCTGGCTGAGGGTAAGGTGGTGAGTCGGTGGGAAATGGGTAATCACATGGACCTAGTCTTGAGAAGTGAGCGCTACAGGGCTGGGACAGAGATGGGTCAGTAAGGGGGTGGCTGGACTGCATTGCTGGACTTCATGATTTTAAAGCGAAACTGCCTTCCTTATCTTAGTCtgcagttttgggagtgggaaaaGAATCGGGTGCCAGAAGGTCTAGAGCACATTGGTACGTGTCTCTCCTAGTACTGCAGTTCTCCAACCAGATGGAAGAAGACCTCAAGCAAATGCACATCAAATGTGAGTGCTGAATGAAATGGAAAGGCTTCCTTCCCACAAGCACCACCAGGTCTtgatctgcctttctctgtgggCCTCTTAGTTGTGCAGGGTCTGGCAGATGCTGGGCACCAGCGGGACATCATGTGGGGAGAGGTGTTCCGGCAAACGGAGGCCATGCGGGCAGGCAATGGTAAGGATGCATGGTGGGCTGGGTAGTGGGAACTGGGAGTTGGAAGAGGACTGTTGTTTTCTTCAGGTCTGTTGGCCATAGCGGTTCTTACAGTGCGCGACCGTGTCTTGGGTTGCTTTAATTGATCCTCTGACGAGGCGGATCTTAGCATAAAGTTTCAGGCCCCCTGCATGTACTACTCTGCCATCTGGTAAGGCCCAAGTCTTGAATGAACACTTGGGAGGCTACTGTGTTCACTTCTGCAAGGAGGCACGGATGCACAGGTTTGTATCATTTCACCACTGGAGGCCAGTGCAGGCTGTAGCTTCCACAGAACTCatgtctcccttcttctccagaATCCTCCTGCGAGCCCTGCCATGAAAACTGGACGGCGTTTCAGGGCTCCTGCTATCAGTTTTCCACAGAACGAAAGAGCTGGTTCCAAGCCAGGGATTACTGTACTGAGAAGAATGCTCACCTGGTCATCATCAACAGCCAAGCAGAGCAGGTGGGAAGTGGGAAGGGGTGCTCTGGAGACTCTTTGTGTCACTGCAAGCTCATGTCCTTGTCCCCTGTAGAATCTAGTGCAAATTCGTCATTCTACCCTTCATAATATCCCTCCACTGTTTCAGCATGCAGGATTAACCAGCACTCAGTCCTGCTTCTGAGCGATTCTTCATGCTGGCCCTTCTGTCTGGAATGCTTCCTTCTATTTACCTGGACAGCTCCTACTCCTTCTTCATCAGATCAAACTTTGTCTTTCAACATCCTTCCCACCCCCTTTTCCTTAACACTAGACTATGCTGCCAGATCCCTGGTTCATATCCTTGCACATGGAGGATCCCGGGCTAGGGGTGGCTCTGACTCATTTTTGAGTCCATAGTGCGTAGAACCAGATTGGACACACTCACTATGGTTCAGTGGACTCAATATTTGTCAGTGGAATCCAACTGTTTGCCAGGACATTTTCTATGGAGTAGTATCCAAACTCCTCAACCTGTTAACCATGCCCTTGAATGATCCTATCTACCCTTTAGCCAACCAGTGCTCAGCTAGGAGCCATACTGGGCTTTTATCCCATCATTGAAGTTTCAGAAAATCCTGGAAGGCACCTGCCTTTGTTACTCAcgttttacaaatgaaaagccTGTGGACCATAAGTGTCCATAATTTGCTGATCACATAGTTCATAATAGTGGTAGAAATGGTGATCTACCCAGAGCTTTCTACCAATGTGTTCAACTGCTACTTTGGAGGACACATGGCCACAGGGTCCCCTCGGTCTTAATCCCTTTCATGGGCTGCTCCCACTTCCATTCTCACCTCTGGCTATAGTCTTTCTTGATTTACTCTGTCTTCTTCTCATGCAGAAATTCCTGAGTCCAAAGGGAAATAATCACTACTGGATTGGCCTCAGGAAACAGTACCCACAGGGCATTTATAAGTGGCAAGATGGCTCAGTCCCCACCTTCATGTGAGTGTCCCTGTTGAACTCAGAACACCTGAGCTTGTCTGTCTTATTGAATTGACATCTCCCTACAGATTCTCAAACTGCCTCAAGGGTCTGATTTTGGCCTAAACCAAACTTCCTGTCATATTTTCAGTTGTCatgtttaatgttattttgttagccgcaggtgtgtgtgtgtgtgtgtgtgtgtgtgtgtgtaaaaaccaTAATTAAACAACATTAAGTAGGAAGTTTTTGTTGTAGGAAGTCTCAGTGCCTTTAATACATTGAGAAGAATGGTACACTTTCAGGAAGGAGTAGACAGTGTGCAATGTTTCAAGCTTATTGAGATGCACGACTCATCTGGACATATCTGGAGACTCTAGTGTCCTGTAGAACTCATGGGAGGAATCATTGCCCAGGGGATCCTGTCCTAAGCCCTCCATGTATGACTCAATGGCCTCACATTCTGGTCATCATGTGTCTTTGAACTTTGTTCATGTCTACACTTGGCCAGAACTTCATGTTAAGCCTCCTGGGACATCTTGAATACATCTGCTTTCCTTCATTCTCACTGCTTCCTCTTCCACTCAGCTCAGGACACTTGCTGTATACCCTACACTTCGTCTTGCCTTCATCAACCATGAAGGGGCCATCTTCCTAAAACACACCTTTGATATAGTTTTTGGAAACACCATGGATAACCCAGAGCCTTTAGATGGCACCTTTCAATTCCCATACAGTAGGTGCCATTCAACTTTGCATCCTCATCTCCTACACTCCCAACAGAGTACTCCTTGCCACAGCTATGTAGTAAACGGCTCATCTTTTTGGTGATTGTCTTGTATCttatctttctgcttttgttcctGCTGTGTCATCTATCTGGAACATCTTTTATTGGTTTGTGTCAAGCTTCATAGATGAACCCATCTTGTGCCCAGCGTGAATTAATCCAACTCCCTTAATATCCCAAGCATACCCTATGTAGAGTTTTGTGGCTGTGTTAATTATGATCTTCCTTTGCCTAGATATGTCTTGCCCATCAGACAGGTTGCTACTTTAGGGCTGAGCAGGCATGTAACACATTGGTGTGTCTCCAGTACCTGGTACAGGGCTTGGTACACAGCAGGTGCACAATGAACTGTTTTGGAATGAATGCATGAGTGTGTTATaaacatttcaagaaatgtttaGGAAAGAGTATGGGATCATTTGACAGACTTAGCACCTGTTATACACCAGACATTTGAATGCCTCATGTTCTCAAGCATAATCTCAGAGATCTAGGGATGTTAAGTCATTTTTCCAATTTGgcctcaattttttctttttttttgtttgtaattcaAGATGATTATTATAAAACACTGGTTCTCAAAAGGTAGTGATTTTCTCCTATAGATATCTGGCATTGCAATATTTTTGCAATCTCTCATAACGAAGAGCAGATAGAGATCAACAATGCATCTCAACATCCTACAGTGTACTTGATGGCCTGCACAGCAAATAATGATAAACCTCCCAAGGTCAATATTTCCTTCACATAGAAGCGCTGCTGTAAAACACGGTTAAGATATTTTACTTCTAGGGATTACTCACATATCTCCAAGGCAAGACCTTCACCTTAGCCTTATCCTCTTCTGGGATCTGTCAGTGAGCCCAGCTGGGCATGGTTGAGTGTGGCTTGAGCAGCACTGTGGTTAAGGGACCTGGCTGATCCTTGTGTGTGTTTTCACAGCAACTGGCGTGATACCACATCTTCCGAATACGATTGTGCCTACCTGATGAATCTTGGCTCTTGGTTCTCTTCTTCATGCTATACATATTGGTATTATTGGATTTGTGAGAAGCCACAGGTCTGCTGAACCTGCTCCTTTTCCTCTGTCTGCAGTTTTGGGAAAGATTGTATTGATTTGTGACCTCATAAAAATTCACCAACTTGGCCACAGAAAAGGGGGTCTCCTGAAAGCCCTAGTGCTCTTGGTAGCATTGTCCCCTTTTCTTGTCCCTACTTCTAAATTCTTTTGAAGTACGTGTAAAATAACACCAGGATGAAACAATGAGCAAAATATATCATGTAGGACATTCTACAAGATAAataatctagtttttaaaaaatgac encodes:
- the LOC115273878 gene encoding C-type lectin domain family 4 member G-like isoform X2 codes for the protein MEGKYPPIQGLGSGSSSSLCVPGTVLEDPVHCLMPAAFPSAQWDQKLPQDGPWKFFCQAMTLVLLLLVLILGVVLAEVLQFSNQMEEDLKQMHIKFVQGLADAGHQRDIMWGEVFRQTEAMRAGNESSCEPCHENWTAFQGSCYQFSTERKSWFQARDYCTEKNAHLVIINSQAEQKFLSPKGNNHYWIGLRKQYPQGIYKWQDGSVPTFINWRDTTSSEYDCAYLMNLGSWFSSSCYTYWYYWICEKPQVC
- the LOC115273878 gene encoding C-type lectin domain family 4 member G-like isoform X1 — its product is MEGKYPPIQGKLGLGSGSSSSLCVPGTVLEDPVHCLMPAAFPSAQWDQKLPQDGPWKFFCQAMTLVLLLLVLILGVVLAEVLQFSNQMEEDLKQMHIKFVQGLADAGHQRDIMWGEVFRQTEAMRAGNESSCEPCHENWTAFQGSCYQFSTERKSWFQARDYCTEKNAHLVIINSQAEQKFLSPKGNNHYWIGLRKQYPQGIYKWQDGSVPTFINWRDTTSSEYDCAYLMNLGSWFSSSCYTYWYYWICEKPQVC
- the LOC115273878 gene encoding C-type lectin domain family 4 member G-like isoform X3, encoding MEGKYPPIQGKLGLGSGSSSSLCVPGTVLEDPVHCLMPAAFPSAQWDQKLPQDGPWKFFCQAMTLVLLLLVLILGVVLAEVVQGLADAGHQRDIMWGEVFRQTEAMRAGNESSCEPCHENWTAFQGSCYQFSTERKSWFQARDYCTEKNAHLVIINSQAEQKFLSPKGNNHYWIGLRKQYPQGIYKWQDGSVPTFINWRDTTSSEYDCAYLMNLGSWFSSSCYTYWYYWICEKPQVC
- the LOC115273878 gene encoding C-type lectin domain family 4 member G-like isoform X4, with amino-acid sequence MEGKYPPIQGKLGLGSGSSSSLCVPGTVLEDPVHCLMPAAFPSAQWDQKLPQDGPWKFFCQAMTLVLLLLVLILGVVLAEESSCEPCHENWTAFQGSCYQFSTERKSWFQARDYCTEKNAHLVIINSQAEQKFLSPKGNNHYWIGLRKQYPQGIYKWQDGSVPTFINWRDTTSSEYDCAYLMNLGSWFSSSCYTYWYYWICEKPQVC
- the LOC115273878 gene encoding C-type lectin domain family 4 member G-like isoform X5; the encoded protein is MEGKYPPIQGKLGLGSGSSSSLCVPGTVLEDPVHCLMPAAFPSAQWDQKLPQDGPWKFFCQAMTLVLLLLVLILGVVLAEVLQFSNQMEEDLKQMHIKFVQGLADAGHQRDIMWGEVFRQTEAMRAGNESSCEPCHENWTAFQGSCYQFSTERKSWFQARDYCTEKNAHLVIINSQAEQQLA